One genomic window of Medicago truncatula cultivar Jemalong A17 chromosome 1, MtrunA17r5.0-ANR, whole genome shotgun sequence includes the following:
- the LOC25483982 gene encoding membrane magnesium transporter translates to MGLGFTIGFIGVLILFHAAYSTIQYRTLLKITEEEFSGSPLIVVIELTLGLLLCTWAALNVPGKFLCILPDSDENRIVSLPGNLDFMIFNHRGKIFPVEMNERLRH, encoded by the exons ATGGGTTTAGGTTTCACTATTGGATTCATCGGTGTTCTTATTCTATTTCACGCTGCTTATTCAACCATCCaat ATAGGACTTTGTTGAAGATTACAGAAGAAGAGTTTTCTGGGTCTCCTTTgatt GTTGTGATTGAACTTACTTTAGGTTTATTGCTTTGTACTTGGGCTGCTTTGAATGTGCCTGGGAAGTTTTTGTGTATCCTCCCAGATTCTGATGAGAACAG GATTGTTTCTTTACCTGGCAACTTGGACTTCATGATCTTCAACCATCGAGGCAAAATCTTTCCGGTTGAAATGAATGAGAGGCTGAGACATTGA
- the LOC25483979 gene encoding auxin-responsive protein SAUR32, whose product MVLSFVGKIQKGISHFVHKRHDFSEELVPEDVREGYFAVVAMKDGETKKFIIGLEYLSDPEFLGLLGQAQEEYGFIQEGAIAVPCRPQELQNILDGQRLL is encoded by the coding sequence ATGGTTCTTTCTTTTGTTGGGAagatacaaaagggtatttcaCACTTTGTACACAAAAGACATGATTTCAGTGAAGAGTTGGTACCAGAAGATGTTAGGGAAGGATACTTTGCTGTCGTTGCAATGAAAGATGGAGAAACCAAAAAGTTTATTATTGGGTTGGAGTACTTAAGTGATCCTGAGTTTTTGGGATTACTAGGTCAAGCACAGGAAGAGTATGGTTTCATACAGGAAGGAGCTATTGCTGTCCCTTGTAGGCCTCAAGAATTGCAGAACATTTTAGATGGTCAGAGATTACTATGA
- the LOC25483980 gene encoding thylakoid lumenal 15.0 kDa protein 2, chloroplastic — protein MMAHYPLHHLLHNPSSFISLTLPQHSPRLQTLSLPKTLSCHLSSSHNNKCSSNSIISSLTKIHSKPLHFALSGALSLCLLFGGAQIAEAATKAGVNKPELLPKEFSTVIDVAGFLSDGQEKRLVQEIADLEKDTGFKLRVLAQNYPDTPGLAVKDFWQVDDSTVVFVADPTFGNILNFNVGATVDLDIPRSFWSRLAGKYGNIFYWREKGEDASIESAVMAISSCLREPVGANNCSEVK, from the exons ATGATGGCACATTatcctcttcatcatcttcttcacaaTCCATCATCATTCATATCTCTAACATTGCCACAACACTCACCTCGTCTTCAAACATTATCACTGCCAAAAACGCTGTCGTGTCACCTCTCTTCATCACACAACAACAAATGCAGTTCCAATTCCATCATTTCTTCACTCACCAAAATTCACTCCAAACCTTTACATTTTGCTCTATCTGGTGCCCTCTCACTATGCTTATTATTCGGAG GAGCTCAAATTGCTGAGGCTGCTACTAAAGCTGGTGTTAACAAGCCAGAATTGCTTCCTAAAGAATTTAGTACAGTCATTGATGTTGCTGGGTTCCTCTCCGATGGACAG GAGAAAAGACTAGTGCAAGAGATTGCTGATCTTGAAAAGGATACGGGATTTAAGTTGAGAGTTTTGGCCCAGAACTATCCCGATACTCCAG GTTTGGCTGTCAAAGATTTCTGGCAAGTAGATGACAGTACAGTTGTCTTTGTTGCTGATCCCACGTTTG GCAATATATTGAATTTCAATGTTGGTGCTACTGTTGATTTGGACATCCCACGTAGTTTCTGGAGTCGCTTGGCAGGCAAGTACGGGAACATTTTCTATTGGCGGGAGAAG GGTGAAGATGCATCTATTGAATCAGCAGTTATGGCAATTTCTAGTTGCTTGAGAGAACCAGTTGGGGCTAATAATTGTTCTGAGGTGAAATAG
- the LOC25483978 gene encoding auxin-responsive protein SAUR32 has translation MVLSFVGKIQKGISHFVHKRHDFSEELMAEDVREGYFAVVAMKDGETKRFIIGLEYLSDPEFLGLLDQAQEEYGFIQKGAIAVPCLPQQLQNILDGHR, from the coding sequence ATGGTTCTTTCTTTTGTTGGGAagatacaaaagggtatttcaCACTTTGTACACAAAAGGCATGATTTCAGTGAAGAGTTAATGGCAGAAGATGTTAGGGAAGGATACTTTGCTGTTGTTGCAATGAAGGATGGAGAAACTAAAAGGTTTATCATTGGTTTAGAATACTTGAGTGATCCTGAATTCTTGGGACTACTAGATCAAGCTCAGGAAGAGTATGGTTTTATACAGAAAGGAGCTATTGCTGTCCCTTGTCTGCCTCAACAATTACAGAACATTCTAGATGGTCATAGATGA
- the LOC25483981 gene encoding uncharacterized protein — protein MDKYFSSAYRGDPGVPHADPHRFVNIWFGCLAFTASNCINPYYWHIGSSSFNWHDRVMLFEQYHWKKAMRKNQRYEFNWNKTWDRAHRDSYYFNWPIYFT, from the exons atggACAAGTATTTCAGTTCAGCATACCGTGGTGACCCAGGCGTACCCCATGCTGATCCACACCGTTTCGTCAACATATGGTTCGGTTGCCTTGCCTTCACTGCTTCCAACTGTATCAATCCCTACTACTGGCACATCGGTTCCTCCTCCTTCAA CTGGCATGACAGGGTAATGCTTTTTGAGCAATATCACTGGAAAAAGGCAATGAGGAAGAATCAGCGATATGAGTTCAAT TGGAACAAGACTTGGGACAGAGCCCACCGAGATTCATACTACTTCAACTGGCCTATTTACTTCACTTag